The nucleotide sequence TCGGCAAAATTCGCAATTCGGCGGTTTCGGGGCCCTGGTTGAATGCGCTGATCCGAATCAGGATATCGTCAGCGGCTGCCTTGGCATATTCGACGAAAATGTCGAAGTAGCGGTCTTCGGCAAACACACAGGTATCGATCAACTCGTATTCGGGATCGAACTTCGTGCGCCGCCGGTTCTCTTCGATCAGCTGGGAGTAGGGGAATGCCCGCTGCGGATACTTGTAGAGAAATTGCATGTAGGAGTGGGTCGGCGTGGAATCCAGGTAGTAATAATACTCTTTGACGTCTTCGCCATGATTGGCCTCGGATGGGACGAGACCAAAAAGGCGTTCCTTCAGGATGGGATCCTTGCCGTTCCAGAAGGCGAGGGCAAAGCAGATGAGTTGATGGCGGTCGCTGATGCCGCCGATTCCGTCCTCACCCCAGCGGTAGGCGCGGGAACGCGCGTGGTCATGAGGAAAATAATCCCAGGCCGTGCCGTAGGGGCTATAGTCTTCCCGGACCGTGCCCCATTGGCGTTCACTCAGATAGGGCCCCCAGCGCTTCCAATGCTGGTTGCGCGTACGTGATTCTTCGAGCCGCCGGTCTTCGGCGCAATGATTTCTCTTCAAATGTCGATCGTTCTCCACTGCCGGCCGTCACGCTTGAGCAGTTCGTCGGCTTCGCGCGGGCCCCACGTTCCGCAGTCATAGTTCGGAAAACTGCGGGGCGGCAAAGCTTTCCACACATCGAGAATAGGAGTCACGACGCTCCAACCGACTTCGACGGTGTCGGCGCGATGAAACAGAGTGGCGTCGTCCTTCATGCAATCGTGCAGGAGCGTTTCGTAACCCGTATTTGGCGTCGTGCCAAAGTAGTCGGAATAACGAAAATCCATGTTCACGCTGCCCATACGAACGGCCGGGCCCGGCACTTTCGCGCCGAAGCGGAGCTTGATTCCTTCTTCCGGCTGAATCTGAATGATCAATAAGTTAGGGGTAAGGTGCTCCACGGATGTCTTGCGGAAGAGCTGGAAAGGCGGTCTGCGGAACTGAATCGCAATTTCAGTCACCCGTTTCGCCATCCGTTTTCCGGTTCGCACATAGAACGGAACATCGGCCCATCGCCAGTTATCGATCAGGAGCTTCAGAGCGGCATAGGTTTCGGTGGTCGAATTCGGAGCCACCTGGGGTTCGGTCTTATAGCCGGGCATGGGATTGCCGTTGCGGCTGGCGCCGTATTGTCCTCGCACGGCTCGCGTCAGGACGTCCTCGGGTTCGATCGGCGTAATCGCCCGGAGGACTTTCGCTTTCTCGTCGCGGACGGCATCGGCCTCGAATGAAATCGGCGGCTCCATGGCGATCAGCGCGATCAATTGAAAGATATGGTTCGGGATCATGTCGCGCAGCGCACCTGCCTCTTCATAGTAAAGGCCTCGCTGCTCGACCCCGACAGTTTCGGCCACCGTGATCTGCACGTGATCGATATAGCGCCGGTTCCAGATCGGCTCGAAAATGCTGTTCCCGAAACGAAACACC is from Terriglobia bacterium and encodes:
- the zwf gene encoding glucose-6-phosphate dehydrogenase, yielding MSAKEAFLEFPEPFREPAGPCLMVIFGAAGDLTKRKLVPALYNLAKAQLLPKEFAVVGIARNEMTTEVFREKITQDFAGFLSEPVDQPLLDWLVRRLYYVSGTFDDPAAYQELSTVLAKVDKEHHTAGNYLYYLATNPTFFAEIVRQLGDAHLSTEENGQWRRVIIEKPFGRDLDSARALNREITKTLDERQIYRIDHYLGKETVQNIMVFRFGNSIFEPIWNRRYIDHVQITVAETVGVEQRGLYYEEAGALRDMIPNHIFQLIALIAMEPPISFEADAVRDEKAKVLRAITPIEPEDVLTRAVRGQYGASRNGNPMPGYKTEPQVAPNSTTETYAALKLLIDNWRWADVPFYVRTGKRMAKRVTEIAIQFRRPPFQLFRKTSVEHLTPNLLIIQIQPEEGIKLRFGAKVPGPAVRMGSVNMDFRYSDYFGTTPNTGYETLLHDCMKDDATLFHRADTVEVGWSVVTPILDVWKALPPRSFPNYDCGTWGPREADELLKRDGRQWRTIDI